From the Perca flavescens isolate YP-PL-M2 chromosome 21, PFLA_1.0, whole genome shotgun sequence genome, one window contains:
- the nrg3b gene encoding pro-neuregulin-3, membrane-bound isoform produces MSERSGASSLAAMTLEEPGAEQASPRAQGPLRCGPCAVWPRQQTWLCAVPLVMGFVGLGLSLMLLKWIVVGSVQDYVPTDLVDPKGSIGQDPIFLSKPSAMPKGPDISTATTTSAASTTAMVSTTTPLAADGTAPAPRTRSGPPANHSANGSTANGDGNRAPHLHNRVGTRISGTVVTTSTTRATRLPPPPSGKEVTPRSTVRKGSSTGSGRNGAANSKPGQTSATVTTTASTTTTATVKTTAKAQPTTSQPATPVKPTSRWNHGRPGKGPATRPHHRFRTRHVKWKSNSLSKSYHNIFIMYGTVLIVCFS; encoded by the coding sequence ATGAGCGAGCGTTCTGGTGCAAGCAGTCTAGCAGCCATGACGCTGGAGGAGCCAGGGGCTGAACAGGCCTCTCCCAGAGCCCAGGGCCCTCTCCGCTGTGGCCCATGTGCTGTGTGGCCTCGCCAGCAGACCTGGCTTTGTGCCGTGCCCCTGGTAATGGGTTTTGTTGGACTGGGACTCAGTCTCATGCTGCTGAAATGGATTGTTGTGGGATCTGTCCAAGACTACGTCCCCACTGATCTGGTGGATCCCAAAGGTAGCATTGGACAGGACCCTATATTTCTCTCCAAACCCAGTGCCATGCCCAAGGGGCCCGACATTTCCACAGCCACCACTACTTCAGCTGCCTCTACCACAGCAATGGTGTCGACTACCACGCCGCTAGCTGCGGATGGTACGGCCCCAGCGCCAAGAACTCGATCAGGGCCACCGGCGAACCACTCAGCCAATGGCAGCACTGCCAATGGAGATGGCAACCGCGCCCCACACCTTCACAACCGTGTTGGCACCCGTATTAGTGGGACTGTGGTTACTACCTCCACCACTCGCGCCACCCGACTCCCCCCACCACCCAGTGGTAAGGAGGTCACCCCTCGCAGCACTGTCAGAAAAGGAAGCAGCACTGGTAGTGGACGTAACGGAGCCGCCAACTCAAAGCCAGGGCAGACCTCTGCCACCGTCACCACCACAGCATCCACCACAACTACAGCTACTGTGAAGACCACCGCCAAGGCGCAGCCGACCACCTCGCAGCCGGCAACCCCGGTCAAGCCCACGTCACGCTGGAATCACGGGCGCCCAGGCAAGGGCCCTGCCACACGCCCACACCACCGCTTCCGAACAC